One segment of Acidimicrobiales bacterium DNA contains the following:
- a CDS encoding potassium-transporting ATPase subunit F, with the protein MTAVQGLLLGVSILVFIYLGVAMFKPEWF; encoded by the coding sequence GTGACCGCGGTCCAGGGCCTCCTGCTCGGGGTGTCGATCCTGGTGTTCATCTACCTGGGCGTCGCCATGTTCAAGCCCGAATGGTTCTGA
- a CDS encoding SDR family NAD(P)-dependent oxidoreductase, with protein sequence MTLDLEGCRTLVTGGSSGIGAGLAEALAERGAVVGICARRADRLSEVVGRCMKHSPDSRMWVVNLADINAVDQLAIDVVDAFGGVDLLINNAGIPKRRHVTALDIDTITAVMHVNYLS encoded by the coding sequence ATGACGCTGGACCTGGAGGGATGCCGCACGCTGGTGACGGGTGGCTCGTCCGGCATCGGGGCCGGCCTGGCCGAGGCGCTGGCCGAGCGGGGCGCGGTGGTGGGCATCTGCGCCCGCCGCGCCGACCGCCTGTCCGAAGTGGTGGGCCGCTGCATGAAGCACTCACCCGACAGCCGGATGTGGGTCGTCAACCTGGCCGACATCAACGCGGTCGACCAGCTGGCCATCGACGTGGTGGACGCCTTCGGCGGCGTCGACCTCCTCATCAACAACGCGGGCATCCCGAAGCGCCGGCACGTGACGGCGCTCGACATCGACACGATCACGGCCGTGATGCACGTCAATTACCTCTC
- the kdpA gene encoding potassium-transporting ATPase subunit KdpA: MGYFWTILTLVVALGLSWRFLGGYMVGVFEGRIRFLSFIERPIYRLLGTSPDREQSWKRYAGSVVIFSGLSFALTYAILRLQGSLPLNPQHFGAVGPGLSWNTASSFVTNTNWQNYGGEETLSYLSQMCALTVQQFVTPAVGIGAALVIIRGFTKKSSPTVGNFWVDITRALLYVLLPIAVVAGIIFVGQGAVQTLSGPVHIHNALNGVSQTIALGPTGFMEVIKQLGTNGGGFFNANSAHPFENPTPLTNWLSIYLLLLIPVCLTYVFGKMVGSIRQGVAILTAMVILFGAWTAIATVAEHQPNPAVQQAGLLHQPTGNTVGKEVRFGVPSSALFGIASTQTSTGSANSAYDSFSPVGGGALLTGMMIGEVTPGGVGSGLYTILIYAILAVFIGGLMVGRTPEYLGKKIQATEVKLAGLGTLIMPMTVLILTGIAVSLHAGRAGPLNSGPHGFSEILYALTSQGNNNGSAFGGLTGNTTFYNVIGGIDMLIGRFGILIPAIALGGVLAAKNVVAAGAGTFRTDNPMFVGLLIGVIIIVGGLTFFPAVSLGPVVEQLSHGKFF, encoded by the coding sequence ATGGGTTACTTCTGGACGATCCTGACGCTGGTCGTGGCGCTGGGACTGTCGTGGCGCTTCCTCGGCGGCTACATGGTCGGCGTCTTCGAGGGCCGGATCAGGTTCCTGTCCTTCATCGAGCGGCCGATCTACCGGCTCCTCGGCACGAGTCCGGACCGCGAGCAGTCCTGGAAGCGCTACGCGGGGTCCGTCGTCATCTTCTCGGGCCTCTCCTTCGCCCTCACCTACGCCATCCTCCGCCTGCAGGGGTCGCTCCCGCTCAACCCCCAGCACTTCGGCGCCGTCGGACCGGGCCTGTCGTGGAACACCGCCTCTTCGTTCGTCACCAACACCAACTGGCAGAACTACGGCGGCGAGGAGACACTGTCGTACCTGTCGCAGATGTGCGCGCTCACGGTGCAGCAGTTCGTGACACCCGCCGTGGGCATCGGCGCCGCCCTGGTCATCATCCGGGGCTTCACCAAGAAGAGTTCGCCCACTGTCGGCAACTTCTGGGTGGACATCACCCGCGCGCTGCTCTACGTGCTGCTGCCGATCGCCGTCGTCGCCGGCATCATCTTCGTCGGCCAGGGCGCCGTGCAGACCCTGTCGGGCCCGGTGCACATCCACAATGCCCTCAACGGCGTCTCCCAGACCATTGCCCTGGGTCCCACCGGGTTCATGGAGGTCATCAAACAGCTCGGCACCAACGGCGGCGGCTTCTTCAACGCCAACTCGGCGCATCCCTTCGAGAACCCGACGCCGCTGACCAACTGGCTCAGCATCTACCTCCTGTTGCTCATCCCGGTCTGCCTGACCTACGTCTTCGGCAAAATGGTCGGTTCGATCCGCCAAGGTGTCGCCATCCTCACCGCGATGGTCATCCTGTTCGGCGCCTGGACCGCCATCGCCACGGTGGCCGAGCACCAACCGAACCCGGCGGTGCAGCAGGCCGGGCTCTTGCATCAACCGACGGGCAACACCGTGGGCAAGGAGGTGCGCTTCGGCGTGCCCTCCTCGGCGCTGTTCGGGATCGCCTCGACCCAGACGTCGACCGGTTCGGCCAACTCCGCCTACGACTCGTTCAGCCCGGTCGGCGGGGGGGCGCTGCTCACCGGCATGATGATCGGCGAGGTCACCCCCGGCGGCGTCGGCAGTGGCCTTTACACCATCCTCATCTACGCCATCTTGGCCGTCTTCATCGGCGGGCTGATGGTGGGGCGGACACCGGAGTACCTGGGCAAGAAGATCCAGGCCACCGAAGTCAAACTCGCCGGTCTCGGGACCCTGATCATGCCGATGACCGTGCTGATCCTCACCGGCATCGCGGTGTCCCTCCATGCCGGCCGGGCCGGCCCGCTCAATTCGGGTCCCCACGGCTTCTCCGAGATCCTCTACGCCCTCACCTCGCAGGGCAACAACAACGGGTCGGCCTTCGGTGGCCTCACCGGCAACACGACCTTCTACAACGTCATCGGCGGCATCGACATGCTCATAGGGCGCTTCGGCATCCTGATCCCGGCCATCGCCCTCGGTGGGGTGTTGGCAGCCAAGAACGTGGTGGCCGCGGGCGCCGGCACCTTCCGGACCGACAACCCCATGTTCGTCGGGTTGCTGATCGGCGTGATCATCATCGTCGGCGGCCTCA